Proteins found in one Methanospirillum hungatei JF-1 genomic segment:
- a CDS encoding FxLYD domain-containing protein: protein MRKDIGLIWVFILFVAIAMCGCTDVPTGNRYDGMSLQEIQSVAINPGYDSVFRGIEQYQGKVIHITGQVIQAQSDSGRYILRVATIPTLFGQYTDGVYWVNYDGSQGRVRESDLVDMYGEVIGLRTYETVLGSSKTIPELRSLHLSSKAVPTPTPTLNPDDFLILKMDSLRDEGDYVKHNVARGTIQNTAKANLAYASVQVSFYESENGPVIATSSDYVSNLGPGEIFEYKVVNYKDAERVSYARAKIVNARFD from the coding sequence ATGAGAAAAGATATTGGTTTAATCTGGGTTTTTATTCTCTTTGTAGCTATAGCCATGTGTGGATGTACTGATGTACCGACAGGAAACAGGTATGATGGGATGTCATTACAGGAGATTCAATCTGTTGCTATCAATCCTGGATATGATTCTGTCTTTCGGGGTATAGAGCAGTATCAGGGTAAGGTTATTCATATCACAGGCCAGGTTATACAGGCACAGTCTGATAGTGGGAGGTATATTCTTCGAGTGGCAACCATTCCAACATTATTTGGACAGTATACCGATGGTGTTTACTGGGTAAATTATGACGGTTCTCAAGGTCGGGTGAGGGAGTCTGATCTTGTTGATATGTATGGAGAAGTGATTGGTCTTCGAACGTATGAGACAGTATTAGGCAGTTCCAAGACTATTCCTGAGCTCAGGTCTTTGCATCTCTCATCCAAAGCAGTGCCCACCCCAACGCCGACTTTGAATCCTGACGACTTCCTCATTCTGAAAATGGATTCTCTTCGTGATGAAGGTGATTATGTCAAACATAATGTTGCACGGGGAACAATTCAGAATACAGCTAAAGCTAATCTGGCCTATGCGTCAGTTCAGGTATCATTCTATGAAAGTGAGAATGGACCGGTTATTGCTACGTCCTCAGATTATGTCTCAAATCTGGGTCCTGGTGAGATATTTGAATATAAAGTTGTGAATTACAAAGATGCAGAACGAGTCTCGTATGCACGTGCAAAGATTGTAAATGCCAGGTTTGATTGA
- the cas6 gene encoding CRISPR system precrRNA processing endoribonuclease RAMP protein Cas6 codes for MHLIHLTVSPKTSFDIPLSDGYQLYSALLSFINEKNPSTSLKIHNSPLPSLSTTGLMGKFEKSFHKGHKRILEGEVYHWRIGVTDPEDEDLFTHIITPFLLDRKELSLHEGELCICSVETQYQSFQDIIQKVKECQRPAVKMDFITPTCIQYRNSRVTEMFPNRIAVFFSILSKYNQVCPEELRLSLNRDDFGRYLLESPHPQTYRTHSVLTNTIYDTKKQHHRPIFKQGFTGTCHYSFTSDAPAAIRNASLILAYFAEYCGVGSSVSRGCGQVIVSVVEESYEN; via the coding sequence ATGCATCTTATCCATCTAACAGTTTCCCCAAAAACTTCTTTCGATATCCCACTCAGTGATGGATACCAGTTATATTCTGCTCTCCTCTCATTTATTAATGAGAAAAACCCAAGTACCAGTTTGAAAATTCATAACTCACCTCTCCCGTCACTTTCAACCACCGGATTGATGGGAAAGTTTGAGAAATCATTCCATAAAGGACATAAGAGAATATTAGAAGGAGAGGTATATCACTGGAGGATCGGGGTTACGGATCCAGAGGATGAAGATCTCTTTACTCACATCATCACCCCTTTTTTACTTGACAGGAAGGAACTTTCCCTTCATGAAGGAGAATTATGTATTTGTTCGGTTGAAACACAATATCAATCATTTCAGGATATAATTCAAAAGGTTAAAGAGTGCCAAAGACCTGCAGTAAAGATGGACTTTATTACTCCAACCTGTATTCAGTATCGGAACAGCCGTGTCACCGAGATGTTTCCAAATCGTATTGCTGTATTTTTTTCCATCCTTTCAAAATATAATCAGGTTTGTCCTGAAGAATTGCGTCTCTCGCTAAATCGCGATGACTTTGGGAGATATCTGCTGGAATCTCCTCATCCCCAGACATACAGGACTCACTCTGTCTTAACGAATACCATATATGATACAAAAAAACAGCATCACCGTCCCATTTTTAAACAAGGATTTACCGGAACATGCCACTATAGTTTCACCAGTGATGCTCCCGCAGCAATTCGGAATGCCTCTCTTATTCTTGCCTATTTTGCAGAATATTGTGGTGTTGGATCAAGTGTATCACGGGGATGTGGCCAGGTAATCGTATCTGTAGTAGAGGAATCCTATGAGAACTAA
- the cas10d gene encoding type I-D CRISPR-associated protein Cas10d/Csc3 yields MRTKKITSVFTHDMLFGEGHDDHGNMQEDYDLLLHEYFQTIDHPLRTSKYAYMPAKSVEFGKTDQPMINHVRNGIQALIELNKTLLQSGSAHYLPVSKLREVIALFSIHDLHKTIGKDWRDQFDLNEDEVMSFAHAIQADIFAPALTPNDFLSVAVATHPTQGFHGDLSHTFITYKNWVLLADIFASLEMPVVTEGMKKHIAFIDAKKTFFYHTFSESIGLLSNVVHAAVLEWAKQYALFPLLFFEKGVIYLGDKNSRFEFTQASQIEEIYQELKKKIQSSHESLSRPEKLQKYIQVQGSKGLFSVEESFFFYSGIHTVIKAFLAAAVMTSEKDNSGNFEIDTSTPSLTLNKSDLEMQYPPAEVIDVPAHFIKSISVDGNVIPVSDVRIICHGEERKAKKYTLVPDSVFVGEEEIFGLITITGIGLMPSMVGYRSHILSDFGVDTGWDESIIPLARAVSGIRKDVITELIKAGSLPTDDPLLEACRMFQTNDDLTQKMVTYASENRGQDHHSVGGFWNYSYAIARDILDREVNGIAFSQIASIQEKISYLNTLVDEYLSTISSENLEKFESAILYPYKEKLLVWLCENLSINGSMLYGSFENKTNKFKAYCDGTGICRLTNDTPYDKERKTTSKDVSMLKYTFSNRVPIGSSEPSLYVSVPVQIELGLRSIGHGIRKGSDKIYFRLIPDYHFSHTTASIFSQFANYFDGDSGTRVLDLAREFLREDVPSEDSIIELLIAETGRKNICQYAGLGFFYQNSTFDFVFNKKRNGDGEYWFFGSYLALILAYVTGCRVVAGENPICMTSGDEFSEFVLLEAPHVAVKRIFSDRIRLSDLKKTLMTASLIISMGYEIRMDDAAFVRFLQTFRNHPFPGSTLLKQIRRVYEQDKKKGGMGGFVNSARGWRKVDGEIIRSEYPGFIFQAVKLDTFGENPMAVASIHELARLGLSVAIPRNYDPHKVEKLFRESVKAILGKRGSQYPREDYVDAVSGRLLKMIKRAGDDQFSRTPGLYDFSLIVSFAEYFVDHIFYQVASGDPGKLKRAANDLADGFYSATLQLREEYFESRKEAFESEQDLSSEQEN; encoded by the coding sequence ATGAGAACTAAAAAAATTACATCGGTATTTACCCATGACATGTTGTTTGGGGAAGGGCACGACGATCATGGAAATATGCAGGAGGACTATGATCTACTCCTGCATGAATATTTTCAGACGATCGACCATCCGCTTCGAACCTCAAAATATGCTTATATGCCGGCAAAGAGTGTTGAATTCGGCAAGACCGACCAGCCAATGATAAATCATGTCCGGAATGGAATTCAGGCACTCATTGAACTGAACAAAACGCTTCTTCAAAGTGGTTCTGCACATTATCTCCCTGTCTCTAAGTTGCGGGAGGTAATCGCCCTCTTTTCCATTCATGATCTTCATAAGACGATCGGAAAAGACTGGAGAGACCAGTTTGATCTGAATGAAGATGAGGTGATGAGTTTTGCCCATGCCATTCAGGCTGATATTTTTGCTCCAGCACTTACGCCAAACGATTTTCTCTCCGTTGCTGTTGCAACACACCCGACGCAGGGATTTCATGGTGATCTGTCACACACCTTTATTACTTATAAAAACTGGGTTTTGCTTGCGGATATTTTTGCAAGTCTTGAAATGCCAGTTGTCACAGAGGGGATGAAGAAGCATATCGCCTTTATAGATGCGAAAAAGACCTTTTTTTATCATACATTCTCTGAATCAATTGGGCTGTTATCTAACGTTGTTCATGCTGCAGTATTGGAATGGGCCAAACAATATGCCCTCTTCCCCCTGTTGTTTTTTGAAAAGGGAGTAATTTATCTGGGGGATAAGAATAGCCGTTTTGAATTTACTCAAGCAAGTCAAATTGAAGAGATCTATCAGGAACTTAAGAAAAAGATCCAGTCCTCTCATGAATCGCTGTCAAGACCGGAGAAGCTTCAGAAATATATCCAGGTACAAGGTTCAAAAGGTCTTTTTTCAGTTGAAGAGTCTTTTTTCTTTTATTCAGGTATTCACACCGTCATAAAAGCATTTCTCGCTGCTGCAGTGATGACTAGTGAAAAGGATAATTCCGGAAATTTTGAGATAGATACTTCTACTCCTTCTCTGACTCTCAATAAATCAGATCTTGAGATGCAGTATCCTCCTGCTGAAGTGATTGATGTCCCAGCTCACTTCATCAAAAGTATATCAGTTGACGGGAATGTCATCCCTGTATCAGATGTCAGGATTATCTGCCATGGTGAAGAGAGAAAAGCAAAGAAGTATACTCTCGTGCCGGATTCTGTCTTTGTTGGAGAAGAAGAGATTTTTGGGCTGATTACCATTACTGGAATCGGGCTCATGCCAAGTATGGTAGGATATCGTTCTCACATCCTTTCCGATTTTGGTGTTGACACCGGCTGGGATGAGTCAATCATCCCTCTTGCACGAGCAGTATCAGGAATAAGAAAAGATGTGATAACAGAGCTTATCAAAGCCGGTTCTCTCCCGACCGATGATCCCCTTCTTGAGGCCTGCAGGATGTTTCAGACCAATGATGACCTTACTCAAAAGATGGTCACCTACGCATCCGAGAACAGGGGTCAGGATCACCATTCGGTTGGTGGTTTTTGGAATTATTCGTATGCTATTGCACGTGATATTCTTGACCGGGAGGTTAACGGCATAGCGTTCTCACAAATTGCTTCAATACAGGAGAAAATTTCTTATCTGAATACCCTGGTTGACGAGTATCTTTCTACTATTTCTTCAGAGAACCTTGAGAAATTTGAGTCTGCTATCCTGTATCCATATAAAGAAAAACTTCTGGTATGGCTCTGTGAGAACCTGAGTATCAATGGATCTATGCTCTATGGCTCGTTCGAGAATAAAACGAATAAGTTTAAGGCGTATTGTGATGGGACTGGCATCTGTCGTCTGACCAATGATACACCTTATGATAAAGAACGGAAGACGACATCAAAAGATGTCAGTATGCTAAAATATACCTTCTCAAACCGTGTTCCCATCGGTTCAAGTGAGCCGAGTCTGTATGTATCAGTTCCTGTCCAGATTGAACTGGGACTTCGATCCATCGGTCATGGAATTAGGAAAGGCTCTGATAAAATATACTTCAGACTTATCCCAGATTATCATTTCAGTCATACAACAGCCAGTATCTTCAGTCAGTTTGCAAATTATTTTGATGGCGATTCCGGAACGAGAGTACTTGATTTAGCCCGAGAATTTTTGAGGGAGGATGTACCTTCCGAGGATTCAATAATTGAGCTTTTAATTGCTGAAACCGGTAGGAAAAACATCTGTCAATATGCAGGTCTGGGCTTTTTTTATCAGAATTCCACGTTCGATTTCGTTTTTAATAAAAAAAGGAACGGAGATGGAGAGTATTGGTTTTTTGGGTCGTATCTTGCATTAATTCTGGCGTATGTTACCGGCTGTAGGGTTGTTGCCGGGGAAAACCCGATATGTATGACTAGTGGCGATGAGTTCTCAGAGTTTGTTCTGTTGGAGGCCCCTCATGTAGCAGTTAAAAGAATTTTTTCAGATAGAATCAGATTATCAGATCTAAAAAAGACTCTCATGACAGCATCCCTGATCATTTCTATGGGATATGAGATTCGAATGGATGATGCAGCTTTTGTCCGATTTTTGCAGACATTCCGAAATCATCCGTTTCCAGGGAGTACGTTATTGAAACAGATCAGGCGGGTATATGAGCAGGATAAAAAGAAAGGTGGTATGGGTGGTTTTGTTAATAGCGCCAGAGGTTGGCGAAAAGTGGATGGAGAGATTATCAGATCAGAGTATCCTGGCTTTATTTTCCAGGCAGTTAAACTTGACACGTTTGGAGAAAACCCTATGGCAGTAGCATCAATTCACGAACTTGCCCGTCTTGGGCTTAGTGTAGCGATTCCAAGGAATTATGACCCCCATAAAGTGGAGAAGCTATTTCGCGAATCTGTTAAAGCAATTCTTGGAAAGAGAGGATCTCAGTATCCTCGCGAGGATTATGTGGATGCAGTAAGTGGGAGACTATTAAAAATGATAAAGCGGGCTGGAGATGATCAGTTCTCAAGGACTCCGGGCCTATACGACTTCAGTCTGATTGTATCATTTGCAGAGTATTTTGTGGATCATATCTTCTATCAGGTAGCTTCAGGCGATCCTGGAAAATTAAAGCGTGCTGCAAATGATCTCGCTGATGGATTCTATTCAGCCACACTACAGCTGAGGGAAGAGTATTTCGAATCAAGAAAAGAGGCATTCGAATCAGAACAAGATTTGTCATCAGAACAGGAGAACTAA
- the cas5d gene encoding type I-D CRISPR-associated protein Cas5/Csc1, which produces MNNQSSVRAFEGVLEMMSELFFASLEPGNNYTTRPLILNTALYYALGYCSGRYVNVPVKKGSAKQNPTYVEDTASFYSKLYVSPAKPVKSIRFASEITNARSDEYIQYNTYEKQMNSPTGKYGVRKQILPGGKFVFFVLSFDGNEPDLPVYIRLGKKRSKASVTWSECPVTRKKGSFILNHPVLVDDLTQIPSRDISFKRMQPFDVIERGSFEGEYIQIQRGGKEKKEDVVFPASIRFLQRIRS; this is translated from the coding sequence ATGAACAACCAGTCTTCAGTCAGAGCGTTTGAAGGTGTTCTCGAGATGATGAGCGAACTCTTCTTCGCCTCTCTTGAACCGGGGAATAACTATACAACCAGACCCCTTATACTGAATACTGCTCTTTATTATGCTCTCGGGTACTGTAGTGGCAGATATGTGAATGTTCCGGTAAAGAAAGGTTCTGCTAAACAAAATCCGACCTATGTTGAAGATACGGCGTCTTTTTACTCAAAACTGTATGTCTCTCCCGCAAAACCCGTAAAAAGCATCAGATTTGCGAGTGAGATCACCAATGCCAGAAGTGATGAGTATATTCAATACAACACTTATGAAAAGCAGATGAATTCTCCAACCGGGAAATATGGAGTGCGTAAACAGATCCTTCCTGGTGGTAAATTTGTCTTCTTTGTCCTCTCCTTTGATGGGAATGAACCTGATCTTCCTGTCTATATCCGACTTGGTAAGAAACGAAGTAAGGCCTCCGTTACCTGGTCAGAATGCCCTGTCACGAGAAAAAAAGGGTCATTTATACTGAATCACCCGGTATTGGTTGATGATCTGACCCAGATTCCATCCCGTGATATTTCGTTTAAACGAATGCAGCCATTTGATGTTATTGAACGGGGTAGTTTTGAGGGAGAATACATTCAGATACAGAGAGGGGGAAAAGAGAAGAAGGAAGATGTTGTTTTTCCTGCTTCAATCCGGTTTTTACAAAGGATTCGATCATGA
- the cas4 gene encoding CRISPR-associated protein Cas4: protein MVLKTRWIDDMINVSDINQFLYCPRRLFYLQFYQTQGVNEFLVDGRRKHQRQGRRGGYVFELYLSSERLGLHGKIDLIDESDGMKPIERKRGDRYFENDVIQLCAYGLLLEEYLGKPVDTGILYLFGTNRRAEIALTDSIKQKTISVIEDIRSMTPDSIPGFIDNPKKCTKCSVQLYCLPYESHVLEGGEDEY, encoded by the coding sequence ATGGTACTTAAGACCCGGTGGATTGATGACATGATCAATGTGTCTGATATCAATCAATTTTTATACTGCCCGAGAAGGCTTTTTTACCTACAATTTTACCAGACACAAGGAGTTAATGAATTTCTTGTTGATGGGAGGAGAAAGCATCAGAGACAGGGGAGGAGGGGCGGTTATGTATTTGAACTCTATCTCAGTTCTGAGCGTCTTGGATTGCATGGTAAAATTGATCTCATCGATGAGTCTGATGGGATGAAACCTATTGAACGAAAGCGCGGGGACAGGTATTTTGAGAATGATGTTATCCAGTTATGTGCATATGGGCTGCTTCTTGAGGAGTATCTTGGGAAACCTGTTGATACCGGGATTTTGTATTTATTTGGTACGAACCGGAGGGCCGAGATTGCTCTGACTGATTCAATAAAACAGAAGACTATCAGTGTCATTGAGGATATCAGGTCAATGACCCCTGATTCAATCCCTGGGTTTATTGATAATCCGAAAAAATGTACTAAATGTAGTGTACAACTCTATTGTCTGCCGTATGAATCTCATGTTCTTGAAGGAGGGGAAGATGAATATTGA
- the cas3 gene encoding type I-D CRISPR-associated helicase Cas3', whose protein sequence is MIIEGLSIPRYDAEPLREPFLPYGHQVTTRAVMKERDEFFLFITAPTGAGKTESWFVPALTGEDTGVFFALYPTNALALDQYRTISSLRDTLAPSRQVEFLDAERLTTLRDEYPVRVSKGEVITHILQKMSTQGGGIIVTNPDIFVLALKNVFIDPYVESAVRTCVSSVIFDEFHLYDLKQTDFLLFLFDDLISSKHCSIRKFIFLSATPSKGLIEKIRDVIGGDIIIADEFCDEKEVDQRLILPPVEMSFIPAKKFSSGEIFISRFFEFEPFLSGVRTAIIFDSAIEVAVVSEFLRANTSYRVCEQSGFRKDSMDEPFDILVGNKAVEVGIDFKGDYSIQHLIFSAFSVSEFLQRFGRLRNPDPEILYRAICFAPESVCSYFSQYESISRSQLKDGLERTMRDSRVYTSFRWRWGFLEAWEYICHRAYGYLASDIIQCREKKGFLSKTGGMTTKTREEYLVESANRMYQHYFSDISLDPRSISPFLIPLDKAKDSVLDIMAELSPFRGGGFSVVIYYEPSGKIQRYDLFFLLRWTEIEFLRCEAFVKKVPEDLRSSIKNYETGTIGFAYVTGMRTKPRSVKLEGRVIEQICLPEKRRIPCKERGLFPVVKDDDKRPIPGLSLIERELMVKGVFCRYLDLSAYQSRKYYELGDYTSLISYKGGSLAIGQDAFIADCAVAESLSYERDLPLIL, encoded by the coding sequence ATGATAATTGAAGGGTTGTCCATTCCAAGGTATGATGCAGAGCCACTTCGGGAACCATTTCTTCCGTATGGTCATCAGGTTACTACTCGAGCGGTCATGAAAGAGAGAGACGAGTTCTTTCTATTTATTACGGCTCCAACCGGTGCAGGAAAGACGGAATCGTGGTTTGTTCCGGCACTCACCGGAGAAGATACTGGTGTTTTTTTTGCATTATATCCGACAAATGCTCTTGCTCTGGATCAGTACCGGACAATTTCATCTTTACGCGATACCCTCGCTCCTTCTCGGCAGGTTGAGTTTTTGGATGCTGAACGGTTAACGACCTTACGGGATGAATATCCGGTCAGAGTATCGAAAGGTGAGGTGATCACGCACATTCTTCAGAAGATGTCAACTCAGGGAGGGGGTATTATTGTTACGAATCCGGATATCTTTGTCCTTGCATTAAAGAATGTATTCATTGATCCCTATGTTGAAAGTGCAGTCAGGACATGCGTCAGTTCTGTAATTTTTGATGAATTTCATCTCTATGATCTGAAACAGACTGATTTCCTGCTCTTCCTCTTTGACGATCTGATCTCATCAAAACATTGCTCTATTCGGAAATTTATCTTTCTCTCCGCTACTCCCTCCAAGGGATTGATTGAGAAGATCAGGGACGTGATTGGAGGGGATATTATCATTGCAGATGAATTCTGTGATGAGAAGGAGGTTGATCAACGGCTAATTCTTCCTCCGGTTGAGATGTCCTTTATACCGGCTAAGAAGTTCTCATCAGGGGAGATTTTTATCTCCCGCTTCTTTGAATTTGAACCATTCTTATCCGGTGTCCGCACTGCAATTATCTTTGACAGTGCTATTGAGGTTGCTGTTGTTAGTGAGTTTTTACGGGCCAATACATCCTACCGGGTCTGTGAGCAGAGCGGGTTTAGAAAGGACTCAATGGATGAACCATTTGATATCCTCGTAGGAAATAAAGCGGTAGAAGTAGGAATTGATTTTAAGGGTGATTATTCAATTCAGCACCTTATCTTCTCTGCCTTCTCTGTGAGCGAATTTCTTCAGCGGTTTGGAAGACTTCGAAACCCTGACCCTGAAATTTTGTATCGGGCTATCTGCTTTGCTCCAGAGTCTGTCTGTTCATATTTCTCTCAATATGAATCGATTTCGAGGAGTCAACTCAAGGATGGACTGGAACGGACGATGCGGGATTCACGGGTCTACACGAGTTTTCGGTGGAGATGGGGATTTTTGGAGGCATGGGAGTATATCTGTCACCGGGCCTATGGTTACCTGGCTTCAGATATTATTCAGTGTCGGGAGAAGAAGGGTTTTCTCTCTAAAACCGGCGGTATGACTACGAAAACCCGTGAAGAATACCTGGTTGAATCTGCCAATCGGATGTACCAGCATTATTTTTCTGATATTTCTCTGGATCCTCGCTCCATCTCCCCGTTTCTCATTCCTCTTGATAAGGCAAAGGATTCAGTTCTGGATATTATGGCCGAACTTAGCCCGTTTCGAGGAGGTGGCTTTTCGGTTGTGATCTATTATGAGCCCTCCGGAAAGATTCAGCGGTATGATCTCTTCTTTCTGCTCCGGTGGACCGAGATTGAATTTCTCAGATGTGAGGCGTTTGTGAAAAAAGTGCCTGAAGATCTCCGGTCCTCAATTAAGAATTATGAGACCGGGACCATTGGATTTGCCTATGTCACGGGTATGCGTACAAAGCCCCGTTCGGTGAAGCTGGAAGGGAGGGTTATAGAACAGATCTGTCTTCCTGAAAAGAGACGTATCCCGTGCAAGGAGCGGGGTCTGTTTCCTGTGGTAAAGGATGATGACAAGAGACCGATTCCTGGTCTTTCGCTTATTGAGCGGGAACTCATGGTAAAAGGTGTCTTCTGCCGGTATCTTGATCTATCAGCGTATCAATCTAGAAAATACTATGAGTTGGGCGATTATACCTCTTTAATCTCATATAAAGGTGGAAGTCTTGCTATTGGTCAGGATGCATTCATAGCAGATTGTGCTGTAGCGGAGAGTCTTTCTTATGAGAGAGATCTTCCTTTAATTCTGTAA
- the csa3 gene encoding CRISPR-associated CARF protein Csa3, with protein sequence MKTYISPIGFDTTHLLALLVRFGIESHDVVILIRPIEDDDRSFRAIEEIQELIRKIGDDITIKILKVDHRDFTSMVYSFVCTLNDSAGKPGSNNKLHVNLSGGPREILTALTAACMALSDKIHTVTSFSDIDRELHIISLPHIANSPDDKEYQILCDIKNHGPTSFADIASRLQISESTISRQCSRLSGLQWITIESRGKNKFATISPSGEIMIIRYNPSYDE encoded by the coding sequence ATGAAAACCTACATCTCTCCCATCGGATTTGATACAACTCATCTCCTCGCTTTGTTAGTACGATTTGGCATAGAGTCTCATGATGTAGTAATCCTGATACGACCTATTGAGGATGATGACCGTTCATTCCGTGCAATTGAAGAGATACAGGAGTTAATACGGAAGATAGGCGATGACATTACTATTAAAATCCTCAAGGTTGATCATCGTGATTTTACCAGCATGGTATATTCCTTCGTATGTACTCTCAACGATTCAGCAGGAAAACCTGGAAGTAATAATAAATTACATGTAAATCTCTCTGGTGGGCCAAGAGAGATACTTACTGCACTAACAGCTGCCTGTATGGCTTTATCTGATAAGATACATACTGTAACCTCTTTCTCAGATATTGATCGAGAACTGCATATCATCTCTCTCCCTCATATCGCAAACTCGCCTGACGATAAAGAGTATCAGATCTTATGTGATATCAAAAATCATGGCCCTACATCTTTTGCAGATATTGCTTCTCGATTGCAAATTTCTGAAAGTACCATCTCGCGCCAATGTTCACGACTTTCAGGTCTTCAGTGGATAACGATTGAATCAAGAGGAAAAAATAAATTCGCGACTATCTCTCCTTCGGGTGAGATCATGATTATTCGATATAATCCATCTTATGATGAGTAA
- the cas7d gene encoding type I-D CRISPR-associated protein Cas7/Csc2: protein MADKVIQSFYASIKPYTLEKPERKPKQNYVSILILRELQSAARFTTDGTEANSSIIRIGDEEVTVGKLFGRKQVASDRRIAKALQRDLIAEKMNSFYKKGGWSGCSMEVTKMCQKCPECALFGSAASEGDMSVTSRVMYDEAYTIRGINSVVEEYFQNAPGDDYAKKATSGIREPDFFKEGTLFPCVVTLRDVTCEEVLFFLNITDRNTRYGATGTRFGKTRNHILGVFASNREGPSSLEISRGVALRLAGGDEVRLPDSESLKRVLELDSLPLHDVKKNALEVYQHLLKTHRISGIDLGESEVTALLDAMKDDAVIKEILITQIEKISDFLADQ from the coding sequence ATGGCAGATAAAGTAATTCAGTCATTTTATGCGAGTATTAAACCCTATACTCTCGAAAAGCCGGAGAGAAAACCAAAACAGAATTATGTCAGCATTCTTATTCTTCGTGAGCTGCAGAGTGCTGCACGTTTCACGACCGATGGAACTGAAGCAAACTCATCTATCATTCGGATTGGAGATGAAGAAGTGACCGTTGGGAAACTCTTTGGTAGAAAACAGGTTGCCAGTGACAGGCGGATAGCAAAAGCATTACAAAGGGATCTAATCGCTGAAAAGATGAACTCCTTCTACAAGAAAGGTGGTTGGAGTGGGTGCTCGATGGAAGTGACGAAGATGTGTCAGAAATGCCCTGAATGTGCATTATTTGGTAGTGCTGCATCAGAAGGTGATATGAGTGTCACATCTCGAGTCATGTATGATGAAGCCTATACCATTCGAGGTATTAATTCTGTAGTTGAAGAGTACTTTCAGAACGCTCCGGGAGATGATTATGCGAAGAAAGCGACATCAGGGATCCGTGAACCTGATTTCTTCAAGGAAGGAACGTTATTTCCCTGTGTTGTCACATTACGTGATGTAACTTGTGAAGAGGTCTTGTTCTTTCTCAACATTACCGACAGAAATACCCGGTATGGTGCGACCGGGACACGGTTTGGTAAGACGAGAAATCACATTTTAGGGGTATTTGCCTCAAATCGGGAAGGCCCTTCAAGTCTTGAAATTTCTCGGGGTGTCGCATTACGGCTTGCCGGAGGTGATGAAGTACGTCTGCCTGATTCTGAATCTTTGAAGAGGGTCTTGGAACTTGACAGTCTGCCCCTTCATGATGTGAAAAAGAATGCTCTAGAAGTGTATCAACATTTATTGAAGACTCATAGGATATCTGGGATTGACCTTGGAGAGTCAGAGGTGACTGCTCTTCTTGACGCAATGAAGGATGATGCAGTCATAAAAGAAATTCTGATCACTCAGATTGAAAAAATATCTGATTTCCTGGCAGATCAATAA